Part of the Vicinamibacterales bacterium genome is shown below.
CGAGAATCCTGACTACGATCCAGCCCGGGCACTCAACTTTACGCGATAGCGCCCGATCTCATTCAGAGTTGGTGTTCTTGGTGATCCGGTAGAGACGCGAAGCAGTGCGAATGATCAAACTTCCTCGGGCGATTGCGGGCGTTGCCAAACACATCTCGTCCAATGAGTTCTTGCCGAGTAGTTCGTATTTAGGTCCGGCGCGAAACACGAACGTGTCACCTTCTTCGCTTAGGGCAAAAATCTTGCCGTTGTACGCCCATGGTGACGACGTAAACGCCGCTCCAACCTCAACCCGTACCTTGCCGTAGACCTCGCGACCGGTCTGCGCATCGTGCGCCGTGAAGAATCCCCGGTCGAACAGCGTGTAATAGTAACCACTGTAGATGATCGGGGAGGGGTTGTAGGATGCCGCCTGTAGCTGAGCCCAAGCGATGAAGGTGTTGTTCCGCTCACCCGGCCGTAAGCTGATGTCGCCCCTTGCACCTGGTCTGATCGCATAGGCGGGCCGAAGGGGGTCGCCTACGTAGCCCGAACTGATGTAAAGGAGGTCGTCGGTCGCAAGCGGCGTCGGAATGGTAATCGTCGACATTCCCGTCAGTTCCCAGAGAAGCGACCCGTTTTCAGCATACGACCGCACTTTATCGGAGCCGGTTGTCACGATTTCGGTACGCTTAGAATTACTCCACACGTAGGGTGTAGACCAGTTTGTTCCTTCCTTACGTTCAATCCGCCAAATCAACTCACCAGTTCGTTTGTCGAGCGCCAGGAGGAACGACTGGTCATCGTTATCGTTGACTATGTAGAGCCGGTTATTGTGGAGGGCTGGTGACGCTGCTGTGCCCCAACCATTCCGAGTCCGGAACGGCTCCCATTGTTGCGACCACAGTGGTGTTCCCTCCATGTCGAAAGCAAAAATGCCGATTTGACCGAAGTAAGCGTAAACGCGCTCACCATCGGTCACTGGAGTCTCGGAAGCGTAGCTGTTCTTGAGGTGGCGTGGTGCTCCAGGGACAGACGCGTGCACTTCGCGTTCCCAGCGGATGTCGCCAGTGTTCCAGTCGACGGCATACAGCATCCACCGGTGCAGGTCGCGTGGCGTACCGCGCTCGCCACCCAAGTAGAGTCCAGGTCGAGGTGGCTCGCCTTCGGCTGTCCGGACGACTGAGGTCATGAAAATGGCATCGTTCCAGACGACTGGTGAGCTCCAACCAGTGCCTGGCACCGCCGTTGTCCACACGACGTTGTCGGTCGTACTCCAAGTGTCCGGTAGTCGCGGGTCGTCGGCGATCCCAAGGGCACCTGGGCCACGAAACTGGGGCCACTCTTGCGCCAAGACCGGCGTGCAGAGCAACGTAACCAAAGCCGTCGCTACTAGGTTTTGCATCACCTATTACTATAGTGGTATCTGGTGCGAAGTCCCGATTGATTGTGGCTTATGCTTGGCAGGCGTTTGCAGCTATGATCGGGTCCATTATGAAACTTAGTGGGGGAGGTTTCGATGCCTGTGAATCGAAGAAAGCTTGAGTGCGAGGATGAGGTCGGTGGGCAGGTGAGCCGTCGCGATTTTATCGGTGCCACGGTGGCCGCCGGTGTGGCAGGTGCCTGCGGGGTTCCGTCAACTGAGACGGATACTGGCGGTGCTGCCGTGCCAGATATTGAGACGCTAACTGCGGCAATCGAGGCAAAGGTTGAGCGCGACAATATCTATATGCGATTACTTGGTGTCAAGGCGCACCTGCCAGGTCATGGCCACGCGACTGCACTCGGCGGTTCGCGTATGCCGACCGAGGTGATCGAGGCGATGCAGGAGGCCAACGACTACTTCGTCATGATAGACGAGCTGACGGTCGCCGCGGGCAAGCGTGCCGCTGAGGTGGTTCGGGCTGAGGCAGCATTGATCACGTCGGGGGCTTCGGGTGGACTACTGCTGGGCGCGGCCGCCTGTCTCACTGGGAATGACGAGGAAAAAATGCGTGCGCTCCCGAATCCTACTTGGATGAAGCGTGAGTGCATCATTCAAAAAGCGCACCGTTATCCGTATGACTTCGCTCTTCAGGCTGCCGGTGCGACCATTGTTGAAGTTGAGGGACGCGCGCAACTTCTGAATGCCATTAGCGAGAGAACAGCCTTCATTTTTGGTCTACCACGGCACGTTGCTCTAAGCGGTACGATGGCCGCCGAAGTCCTGCAGCCCCCGGAGTTGATTGAAATTGCCAAACAAGCCGACGTATCAGTAATGATCGACGGAGCGTCACGACTACCACCGACCGGCAACCTAACAATCTTCAACGAACTCGGCGCTGATTTAGTTGTGGTTTCAGGTGGTAAGGGGCTGCGCGGACCTCAGTCTACCGGCATCCTGTCGGGTCGCGCGGACCTTATTGAGGCGGCGCGGATGCAGGCTGCACCCAACGATCTCATCGGTCGCGGTATGAAAGTCGGTAAGGAGGAGATCATCGGCCTTGTTGTCGCGCTCAATCGATACGCACAGCTCGACCACGTGGCAGAGCGTGCGGTGTGGAAACAAAAAGCCGAATACTTGGCGGCAGAACTGCAGGGAATTGACAGTTTTACTGCTGAGGTCGTGGATGACAACGAGAGGGCGCCCTACGTGGAGATCGGATGGGACCAAGGTGTTATACCAATGACCCACCAAGAGGTCCGTGACCATTTACGTCGGCGGCCCAACCAGCGCGTTGCGTTGTCAAGTCTCTTTGGAAGCCGTCGTATTCAAACTCGCTGTATGCGAGACGGTGAAGAAGTGCTCGTCGCGCGGCGACTGCGGGAGTTTTTTACGGAGGGATACAAAGCTGCGGCCGAGGGAGAGGAACCAGTCGCCAGTCTCTAATCTGGATCTTACGGTCAGCCGATTGTTTCAGCTGGAGGGCTACTGTTCATCGGGGCCACAAAAGATCAAGCATTTCGTGCGTTTGATACCAACACCGGTGTATTGCTTTGGGAGACTGAGCTACCGGCCGGCGGCTATGCCACTCCCGCGACTTATGCGGTTGACGGCCGCCAGTACGTGGTCATCGCCGCCGGCGGTGGGAAGATGGGGACTAAATCCGGGGATAGTTACGTCGCCTTTGCGCTGCCTGAGTGATAGGGTAGGAGTCTTCTTACGGTAGAGGGGGTACAAGATGTGGAGTAGACGAGCCTTTCTTCGAAGCACCGGCTTGATCGGCGCGGCGACGGTTGCAACCGAAGTTCACGGTGTCGGCGCAATCGCTGAAGCGGCCCAGTCGGTCGCTGACCGAACACCCGAAGAGGTTGCCCAAAATGAGTTCTTTTGGCGTGAGATCCAGTTTGGATTCACGCTCGACCGAACCCTAACTAATCTGAACAATGGCAACAGTTGCCCGACGCCACGCGTGGTGCACGAAGCACTCAAACGTTATCTCGATTTTTCAAATCAACTCCCGGTGCATTATCGTAGCCAACTCTCACGGAACATTGAGACGGTCAGGCGACGACTGGCCGACGAGTTCGGATGTGATCCTGAGGAATTAGCTATCACGCGGAATTCGAGCGAGGCGTTGCAAATTGCGCAAAATGGTATCGACCTCCAGCCCGGTGACGAAGTCATCACGACCGACCAGGACTACGGTCGAATGCGAACAACTTGGGAT
Proteins encoded:
- a CDS encoding PQQ-binding-like beta-propeller repeat protein yields the protein MQNLVATALVTLLCTPVLAQEWPQFRGPGALGIADDPRLPDTWSTTDNVVWTTAVPGTGWSSPVVWNDAIFMTSVVRTAEGEPPRPGLYLGGERGTPRDLHRWMLYAVDWNTGDIRWEREVHASVPGAPRHLKNSYASETPVTDGERVYAYFGQIGIFAFDMEGTPLWSQQWEPFRTRNGWGTAASPALHNNRLYIVNDNDDQSFLLALDKRTGELIWRIERKEGTNWSTPYVWSNSKRTEIVTTGSDKVRSYAENGSLLWELTGMSTITIPTPLATDDLLYISSGYVGDPLRPAYAIRPGARGDISLRPGERNNTFIAWAQLQAASYNPSPIIYSGYYYTLFDRGFFTAHDAQTGREVYGKVRVEVGAAFTSSPWAYNGKIFALSEEGDTFVFRAGPKYELLGKNSLDEMCLATPAIARGSLIIRTASRLYRITKNTNSE
- a CDS encoding aminotransferase class V-fold PLP-dependent enzyme codes for the protein MPVNRRKLECEDEVGGQVSRRDFIGATVAAGVAGACGVPSTETDTGGAAVPDIETLTAAIEAKVERDNIYMRLLGVKAHLPGHGHATALGGSRMPTEVIEAMQEANDYFVMIDELTVAAGKRAAEVVRAEAALITSGASGGLLLGAAACLTGNDEEKMRALPNPTWMKRECIIQKAHRYPYDFALQAAGATIVEVEGRAQLLNAISERTAFIFGLPRHVALSGTMAAEVLQPPELIEIAKQADVSVMIDGASRLPPTGNLTIFNELGADLVVVSGGKGLRGPQSTGILSGRADLIEAARMQAAPNDLIGRGMKVGKEEIIGLVVALNRYAQLDHVAERAVWKQKAEYLAAELQGIDSFTAEVVDDNERAPYVEIGWDQGVIPMTHQEVRDHLRRRPNQRVALSSLFGSRRIQTRCMRDGEEVLVARRLREFFTEGYKAAAEGEEPVASL